One window of the Marmota flaviventris isolate mMarFla1 chromosome 2, mMarFla1.hap1, whole genome shotgun sequence genome contains the following:
- the Znfx1 gene encoding NFX1-type zinc finger-containing protein 1 produces the protein MNSSDLNMEDRRPHLEARPRNPHTNHRGPMDGELPPRARNQANNPSANALRGGTNHPGRHPRANNHPVPYRQREERFRAMGRNPHQGRRNQEGHTSDEARGQRHGPENDTRQRNDNQEGRNRRPPWSNENFQQWRTPHQKPTEQPQQVKKLGYKFLESLLQKDPSEVVITLATSLGLKELLSHSSMKSNFLELICQVLRKACSSKMDRQSILHVLGMLKNSKFLKVCLPAYVVGMSTEPNPDIRNQYPEHISNIISLLQDLVSVFPASSVQETSMLISLLPASLNALRASGVDIEEETEKNLEKVQTIIEHLQEKRREGTLRMDTYTLVQPEAEGHVESYRTMPIYPTYNEVHLDERPFLRPNIISGKYESTAVYLDTHFRLLREDFVRPLREGILELLQSFEDQCLRKRKFDDIRIYFDTRIITPVCSSSGIVYKVQFDTKPLKFVRWQNSKRLLYGSLVCMSKDNFETFLFATVSNREHEDLCRGIVQLCFNEQSQQLLAEVQPSDSFLMVETTAYFEAYRHVLEGLQEVQEEDVPFQRNIVECDSHVKEPRYLIMGGRYDFTPLIENPSATGESLRTVEGLRRPRVNVLDPSQWPSKEALKLDDSQMEALQFALTKELAIIQGPPGTGKTYVGLKIVQALLTNESVWQISRQKFPILVVCYTNHALDQFLEGIYKCQKTSIVRVGGRSNSEILKQFTLRELRNKREFRRNLPMHLRRAYMSIMTEMKESEQELHEGAQTLECTMRGVLREQYLEKYISPRHWESLMSGPMQDSEWICFQQWKHSMMLEWLGLGVGSFTQNVASAGPENAAQAEGEEEEEGEEEGSLIEIAEEADLIQADRVIEEEEVVRPRRRKKEENGADQELAKMLLAMRLDHYGSGTTAGQEQATGEWKTQRNQKKKMKKKVKVELRKLNTMTEAEANAIQDVWQLDLNSRWQLYRLWLQMYQADTRRKILSYERQYRTSAERMAELRLQEDLHVLKDAQVVGMTTTGAAKYRQILQKVEPRIVIVEEAAEVLEAHTIATLSKACQHLILIGDHQQLRPSANVYDLAKNFNLEVSLFERLVKVNIPFVRLNYQHRMRPEIARLLTPHIYQDLENHPSVLKYEKIKGVSSNLFFVEHNFPEQEIQEGKSHQNQHEAHFVVELCKYFLCQEYLPSQITILTTYTGQLFCLRKLMPAKTFAGVKVHVVDKYQGEENDIILLSLVRSNQEGKVGFLQISNRICVALSRAKKGMYCIGNMQMLAKVPLWSKIIHTLRENNQIGQTLRLCCQNHPDTHTLVSKASDFQKVPEGGCSLPCEFRLGCGHVCTRACHPYDSLHKEFQCMKPCQKVICQDGHRCPLVCFQECQPCQVKVPKTIPQCGHEQMVPCSMPESDFCCQEPCPKVLRCGHRCSHPCGELCVQLCSVMVTVELKCGHSQQVKCGNVEDLKYDMPVKCTTKCDTILDCGHPCPGSCHSCFEGRFHERCQQPCKRLLICSHKCQEPCIGECPPCQRTCQNRCVHSQCKKKCGELCSPCVEPCVWHCQHYQCTKLCSEPCNRPPCYVPCTKLLACGHPCIGLCGEPCPKKCRVCHLDEVTQIFFGYEDEPDARFVQLEDCSHIFEVQALDRYMNEQKDDEVAIKLKVCPICQVPIRKNLRYGTSIKQRLEEIEIVKEKIQGSAGEIATSQERLTALLESKSLLHQLLPEDFLMLMEKLAQKNLSVRDLGLVENYISFYDHLASLWDSLKKVHVLEQSKVRTRLNQVHEWLARKRLSFTSQELSDLQSEIQRLTYLVNLLNRCKMAEGKVKGSIAEEVYSIRNILEKTCKFTQEDEQLVQKKMDALKATLPCSGLGISEEERVQIVSAMGFPRGHWFKCPNGHIYVITECGGAMERATCPECQEVIGGENHTLERSNQLASEMDGAQHPAWSNTANNLLNFEDIRRMI, from the exons ATGAATTCAAGTGACTTAAACATGGAAGACAGAAGACCTCATCTGGAGGCCAGGCCCAGGAATCCCCATACCAACCACAGAG GGCCTATGGATGGAGAATTACCACCAAGAGCTAGAAATCAGGCCAATAACCCATCAGCCAATGCTCTCAGAGGAGGAACCAACCATCCCGGAAGGCATCCTAGGGCCAACAATCATCCTGTTCCTTACCGGCAAAGGGAGGAGAGATTTAGGGCCATGGGGAGGAATCCACATCAGGGAAGGAGGAACCAGGAAGGGCATACCAGTGATGAAGCTAGAGGCCAAAGACATGGTCCAGAGAATGATACCAGGCAGAGAAATGACAACCAAGAGGGTAGGAATCGCAGACCACCATGGTCCAATGAAAATTTCCAGCAGTGGCGGACCCCCCACCAGAAGCCTACGGAACAGCCACAGCAGGTTAAGAAACTGGGCTATAAGTTCCTAGAAAGTCTTCTGCAAAAAGACCCCTCTGAGGTGGTCATCACACTTGCCACAAGTTTAGGGCTGAAGGAGCTCCTATCTCATTCTTCCATGAAATCCAACTTCCTTGAGCTCATCTGCCAGGTTCTTCGGAAGGCTTGCAGCTCCAAAATGGACCGCCAGAGTATTCTTCATGTACTAGGCATGTTGAAGAACTCCAAATTCCTCAAAGTTTGCCTGCCTGCTTATGTGGTAGGGATGAGTACCGAACCCAATCCTGACATTCGAAACCAGTATCCGGAACACATAAGCAATATCATCTCCCTCCTCCAGGATCTTGTAAGCGTCTTCCCTGCCAGCTCTGTGCAGGAAACTTCCATGCTCATTTCTCTCCTGCCAGCTTCTCTTAATGCTTTGAGAGCTTCTGGTGTTGACATAGAAGAGGAGACAGAAAAAAACCTGGAAAAGGTGCAGACCATCATTGAACATCTGCAGGAAAAGAGGCGAGAGGGCACTTTGAGAATGGATACCTATACTCTAGTGCAGCCTGAGGCAGAAGGCCATGTGGAGAGCTACCGGACCATGCCCATCTACCCGACCTACAATGAAGTGCACTTAGATGAGAGGCCCTTCCTTCGTCCCAACATCATTTCTGGAAAATATGAGAGCACTGCTGTCTATCTGGATACCCACTTCCGACTCCTGAGAGAAGATTTTGTCAGACCCCTGAGGGAAGGCATTTTGGAACTTCTCCAAAGCTTTGAAGATCAGTGTTTGAGGAAGAGAAAGTTTGATGACATCCGGATCTACTTTGATACGAGGATCATCACTCCTGTGTGTTCATCATCAGGCATTGTCTATAAGGTTCAGTTTGATACAAAACCACTGAAGTTTGTTCGCTGGCAGAACTCTAAGCGATTGCTGTATGGGTCTTTGGTATGCATGTCCAAGGACAACTTTGAGACATTTCTTTTTGCCACTGTTTCTAACCGGGAGCATGAAGATCTCTGCAGAGGAATTGTCCAACTCTGTTTCAATGAGCAGAGCCAACAGCTGCTAGCAGAGGTTCAGCCCTCTGACTCTTTCCTCATGGTGGAGACAACCGCATACTTTGAGGCTTATAGGCATGTCCTGGAAGGACTCCAGGAGGTCCAGGAAGAAGATGTCCCCTTCCAGAGGAATATTGTGGAATGTGACTCTCATGTGAAGGAGCCCAGGTACTTGATAATGGGGGGCAGATATGATTTCACCCCCTTAATAGAGAATCCTTCAGCCACTGGAGAATCTCTGAGGACTGTTGAGGGTTTGAGACGTCCTAGAGTTAATGTCTTAGACCCTAGCCAGTGGCCCTCAAAAGAAGCCCTGAAGCTGGATGACTCTCAGATGGAAGCCTTGCAGTTTGCTCTCACAAAGGAGTTGGCAATTATTCAAGGACCTCCTGGAACAG gcaAAACCTATGTGGGTCTAAAAATTGTTCAAGCCCTTCTGACCAATGAGTCCGTTTGGCAAATTAGTCGCCAGAAGTTCCCCATCTTGGTTGTATGTTATACTAATCATGCTTTGGACCAGTTTCTGGAAG GCATCTACAAGTGTCAAAAGACCAGCATTGTGCGGGTGGGTGGAAGGAGCAACAGTGAAATCCTGAAGCAGTTCACCCTGAGGGAACTGAGGAACAAGCGGGAATTCCGCCGTAACCTCCCCATGCACCTCCGAAGAGCCTACATGAGT ATCATGACAGAGATGAAGGAATCAGAGCAAGAGCTCCATGAAGGTGCCCAGACCCTAGAGTGTACAATGCGTGGTGTCCTCCGGGAACAGTACCTGGAGAAGTACATCTCCCCCCGGCACTGGGAAAGCCTAATGAGTGGACCGATGCAG GACAGCGAGTGGATCTGCTTCCAGCAGTGGAAGCACTCCATGATGCTTGAATGGCTGGGTCTAGGTGTTGGTTCTTTCACTCAAAATGTTGCCTCAGCAGGACCTGAAAATGCAG CCCAggcagaaggagaagaagaggaggaaggggaggaggagggttcGCTGATTGAGATTGCAGAGGAGGCTGACCTGATTCAAGCAGACCGGGTGATTGAGGAGGAAGAGGTGGTGAGGCCCCGGCGAcggaagaaggaagagaatgggGCAGACCAGGAGTTGGCTAAAATGCTTTTGGCCATGAGGCTAGACCACTATGGCTCCGGAACTACAGCTGGACAGGAGCAAGCTACAGGAGAGTGGAAG ACCCAGCgtaaccagaaaaagaaaatgaagaagaaagtgaAGGTTGAACTTCGCAAACTGAACACCATGACTGAGGCCGAGGCCAATGCGATCCAGGATGTCTGGCAGCTGGACCTGAATTCTCGCTGGCAGCTTTATAG GCTGTGGCTACAGATGTATCAGGCTGACACTCGCCGGAAGATTCTCAGCTATGAACGCCAGTACCGCACATCAGCAGAGAGAATGGCTGAGCTGAGACTCCAGGAAGACCTGCATGTCCTTAAAGATGCCCAGGTTGTTGGCATGACAACCACAG GTGCTGCAAAATACCGCCAGATCCTACAGAAGGTGGAGCCTCGCATTGTCATTGTAGAAGAGGCTGCTGAAGTCCTTGAGGCCCATACCATTGCTACATTGAGCAAAGCTTGCCAGCACCTCATCCTGATTGGGGACCACCAGCAG CTGCGCCCCAGTGCCAACGTGTATGATCTGGCCAAGAACTTCAATCTTGAGGTGTCCCTTTTTGAACGGCTAGTGAAAGTAAACATTCCTTTTGTCCGTCTGAATTACCAG CACCGCATGCGCCCTGAAATTGCCCGCCTCCTGACCCCCCACATCTACCAGGATCTGGAGAATCATCCCTCTGTTCTCAAGTATGAGAAGATTAAG ggGGTCTCTTCCAACCTTTTCTTTGTAGAACACAACTTTCCTGAACAGGAAATCCAAGAAGGCAAAAGCCATCAGAACCAGCATGAGGCTCACTTTGTGGTAGAGTTGTGCAAGTACTTTCTGTGCCAGGAGTACCTGCCCTCCCAGATCACCATCCTCACCACCTACACTGGGCAGCTTTTCTGCCTGCGAAAACTCATGCCTGCCAAGACATTTGCTGGTGTCAAGGTCCATGTTGTGGACAAATACCAAGGGGAAGAAAATGACATCATCCTCCTCTCACTAGTGCGAAGCAACCAGGAGGGCAAGGTGGGTTTTCTCCAGATATCCAACCGTATCTGTGTGGCCTTGTCCAGAGCCAAGAAGGGGATGTACTGCATTGGAAACATGCAGATGCTAGCCAAGGTGCCCTTGTGGAGCAAGATCATCCATACCCTTCGAGAGAACAATCAGATAGGCCAAACACTCCGACTGTGCTGCCAGAACCACCCTGATACCCACACCTTAGTCTCCAAAGCTTCCGACTTCCAAAAAGTGCCCGAAGGAGGCTGCAGCCTGCCCTGTGAGTTCCGGCTGGGCTGTGGGCATGTCTGCACCCGTGCCTGCCACCCCTATGATTCCCTGCATAAGGAGTTCCAGTGCATGAAGCCATGCCAGAAGGTCATCTGCCAGGACGGACACCGGTGCCCCCTTGTTTGCTTTCAGGAGTGTCAGCCTTGTCAGGTGAAGGTTCCTAAAACCATTCCTCAGTGTGGCCATGAACAGATGGTTCCTTGTTCAATGCCTGAGTCAGATTTCTGCTGCCAGGAGCCCTGCCCCAAGGTCCTGAGATGTGGCCACAGATGTAGCCACCCATGTGGTGAGCTTTGTGTGCAGTTGTGTTCAGTAATGGTCACTGTGGAACTCAAGTGTGGACACAGCCAACAGGTGAAGTGTGGTAATGTGGAAGACCTCAAGTACGATATGCCAGTTAAGTGTACCACCAAGTGTGACACCATCTTGGACTGCGGGCATCCTTGCCCTGGCTCTTGCCATAGCTGTTTCGAAGGGCGCTTCCATGAGCGTTGTCAGCAGCCCTGCAAGCGCCTGCTCATCTGCTCACACAAGTGCCAGGAGCCCTGCATTGGTGAGTGCCCGCCCTGTCAGCGGACCTGTCAGAACCGGTGTGTCCATAGCCAGTGTAAGAAGAAGTGTGGGGAGTTGTGCAGCCCCTGTGTGGAACCCTGTGTCTGGCACTGCCAGCACTACCAGTGCACCAAACTCTGCTCTGAGCCCTGCAACCGACCCCCATGCTATGTGCCTTGTACTAAGCTACTGGCTTGTGGCCACCCTTGCATTGGTCTGTGTGGGGAGCCATGCCCCAAGAAGTGCCGTGTCTGCCACCTGGATGAGGTCACACAAATCTTCTTTGGCTATGAGGATGAGCCTGATGCCCGCTTCGTGCAGCTAGAAGACTGCAGCCACATCTTCGAGGTACAAGCCCTGGACCGCTACATGAATGAGCAGAAGGATGACGAAGTTGCCATCAAGTTGAAGGTCTGCCCTATCTGCCAGGTGCCTATACGCAAAAACCTGAGGTATGGAACCAGCATCAAACAGCGACTAGAAGAGATCGAAATCGTCAAGGAAAAGATTCAGGGTTCAGCAGGGGAAATTGCAACCAGTCAGGAGCGACTTACGGCCCTGCTAGAGAGCAAGAGCCTCCTCCACCAGCTGCTCCCTGAAGACTTCCTGATGCTAATGGAGAAGTTAGCCCAGAAAAACCTATCAGTTAGAGACCTGGGGCTTGTTGAGAATTACATCAGCTTCTATGACCACTTGGCCAGCCTCTGGGATTCTCTGAAAAAGGTACATGTCTTAGAACAAAGTAAAGTGAGGACTCGACTCAACCAGGTCCATGAGTGGCTGGCCAGGAAGCGCTTGAGCTTCACCAGCCAGGAACTGAGTGACCTTCAGAGTGAAATCCAGAGGCTTACATACCTGGTGAACCTCCTGAACCGCTGCAAGATGGCAGAAGGGAAGGTGAAAGGTAGCATAGCAGAAGAGGTCTACAGTATCCGGAACATCCTCGAGAAAACATGTAAGTTCACCCAGGAGGATGAACAGCTTgtacagaaaaaaatggatgcTCTGAAAgccacccttccctgctctggCCTGGGCATCTCAGAGGAAGAACGAGTGCAGATTGTTAGCGCCATGGGTTTCCCTCGTGGCCACTGGTTCAAGTGCCCCAATGGCCACATTTATGTGATTACTGAGTGTGGAGGAGCCATGGAGAGGGCCACTTGTCCTGAGTGTCAGGAGGTAATTGGTGGTGAAAATCATACTCTGGAAAGGAGCAACCAACTTGCTTCTGAGATGGATGGAGCCCAGCACCCCGCCTGGTCGAACACAGCCAACAACCTGCTGAACTTTGAGGATATCAGGAGGATGATCTAG